The following are encoded together in the Astyanax mexicanus isolate ESR-SI-001 chromosome 8, AstMex3_surface, whole genome shotgun sequence genome:
- the arf1 gene encoding ADP-ribosylation factor 1, with translation MGNIFANLFKAFGKKEMRILMVGLDAAGKTTILYKLKLGEIVTTIPTIGFNVETVEYKNISFTVWDVGGQDKIRPLWRHYFQNTQGLIFVVDSNDRERVNEAREELMRMLAEDELREAVLLVFANKQDLPNAMNAAEITDKLGLHSLRHRNWYIQATCATSGDGLYEGLDWLSNQLKNQK, from the exons atggGAAATATCTTCGCCAACCTCTTCAAGGCCTTCggtaagaaggagatgaggaTTCTGATGGTGGGACTGGATGCTGCTGGTAAAACGACGATTCTGTATAAGCTGAAGCTTGGAGAGATTGTTACCACCATTCCAACCATTG GCTTTAATGTTGAAACTGTAGAGTACAAGAACATCAGCTTCACCGTGTGGGATGTGGGCGGCCAGGATAAGATTCGGCCGTTGTGGCGTCACTACTTCCAGAACACACAGG GTCTGATCTTCGTGGTGGACAGTAATGACCGAGAGCGAGTGAACGAGGCGCGAGAGGAGCTGATGAGGATGCTGGCGGAAGATGAGCTGAGGGAAGCTGTGCTGCTGGTGTTCGCCAACAAACAG GATCTTCCGAACGCCATGAACGCTGCAGAGATCACGGATAAGCTGGGGCTGCACTCCCTCCGCCACAGAAACTGGTACATCCAGGCGACCTGCGCCACCTCCGGAGACGGGCTGTACGAGGGACTGGACTGGCTGTCCAATCAGCTGAAGAAccagaaataa